A stretch of Halostagnicola kamekurae DNA encodes these proteins:
- a CDS encoding transcriptional regulator has translation MYPQTSQPNGGGGGENVGPAMEFNAWRALQKATDKTRANLIADVIGHPKGAPSVDELDYMNPSLEKDAIRNHLKTLRSVGVLEELEIPPGERTRGFPYKFYRLTDDARALFDRNDLFPREPWRRQYERVEKTGEIEELEAMPRPNSE, from the coding sequence ATGTACCCGCAAACGTCCCAGCCAAACGGCGGCGGTGGCGGCGAGAACGTGGGACCTGCGATGGAGTTCAACGCGTGGCGGGCGCTCCAGAAAGCCACGGACAAGACTCGCGCGAATCTCATCGCCGACGTCATCGGCCACCCGAAGGGCGCGCCCAGCGTCGACGAACTCGATTACATGAATCCGAGCCTCGAGAAAGACGCCATCCGAAACCACCTCAAGACCCTCCGGAGCGTCGGCGTGCTCGAGGAACTCGAGATCCCGCCGGGCGAACGAACGCGCGGGTTCCCCTACAAGTTCTATCGGCTGACCGACGACGCGCGCGCGCTGTTCGATCGAAACGACCTGTTCCCGCGCGAGCCGTGGCGACGGCAGTACGAACGCGTCGAAAAGACCGGCGAAATCGAGGAACTCGAGGCGATGCCGCGGCCGAACTCGGAGTGA
- a CDS encoding lactate utilization protein yields the protein MSQEKSDFVAETEIDTTLDELPTDEAIEETVKNLESNGFDVVVTESAEDALEVLQSRIPADASVMNGHSTTLEEIGFDEYLSEGDHEWESLPDEIWSINDDAKRQAARRESQTADYFLGGINAVSQTGELVAADRSGSRIGAYPFAASNVVIVSGVNKIVPTLEDALDRLESVAYPLENERAKEAYGVESAIAKQLIYRQELEEGRTTVVLVRDQLGY from the coding sequence ATGTCACAGGAAAAATCAGATTTCGTAGCTGAGACCGAAATCGACACCACACTCGACGAACTACCGACCGACGAGGCCATCGAGGAGACCGTCAAGAACCTCGAGAGTAACGGCTTCGACGTCGTCGTCACGGAATCGGCCGAGGACGCTCTCGAAGTGCTCCAATCGCGAATCCCCGCCGACGCATCGGTGATGAACGGCCACTCCACGACGCTCGAGGAGATCGGCTTCGACGAGTATCTCTCCGAGGGTGACCACGAGTGGGAGAGTTTGCCGGACGAAATCTGGAGTATCAACGACGACGCGAAGCGCCAAGCCGCTCGTCGTGAGTCACAGACTGCGGATTACTTCCTCGGCGGGATTAACGCGGTCTCCCAGACCGGCGAACTCGTTGCGGCCGACCGTTCCGGTAGCCGGATCGGCGCGTACCCCTTCGCCGCGAGCAATGTCGTCATCGTCAGCGGCGTGAACAAGATCGTTCCGACGCTCGAGGACGCACTCGATCGCCTCGAGTCCGTGGCCTATCCCCTCGAGAACGAACGAGCGAAAGAGGCCTACGGCGTCGAGTCAGCCATCGCAAAGCAGCTCATCTACCGCCAAGAACTCGAAGAGGGCCGCACGACCGTCGTGCTTGTTCGCGACCAGTTGGGGTACTAA
- a CDS encoding alpha/beta hydrolase: MTPSRDGDSRAASRAEEPHPDVRAFLEVYESLDTPDFSEITPEMAREQFTTMLGGGDPAVELPAVEDRSIDAPDGEVPIRLYEPSQDPDPDRPLILYFHGGGWVIGSVDTHDGSCRKLADESGYPVASVDYRLAPEHPFPAGLRDCYAALEWAEAATCDRDTAEAGGGIAADSDRIALAGDSAGGNLAAATALLARDRDGPDIAAQLLIYPVTGDATETESYEENGEGYFLTAEEMAWFEDHYLADDVQRGNVYATPRRAADLSGLPPATILTAGFDPLRDDGAAYADRLEAAGVPVTYHNYDDMIHGFFGMVQEPANFERAHEAYSDAIADLRARLE, translated from the coding sequence ATGACACCTTCTCGCGACGGCGACTCACGCGCAGCGTCTCGAGCCGAGGAACCACACCCCGACGTGCGGGCGTTTCTCGAGGTCTACGAATCGCTCGACACACCGGATTTCAGCGAGATCACACCCGAAATGGCTCGAGAGCAATTCACGACGATGCTCGGGGGCGGCGACCCGGCCGTCGAGCTTCCCGCGGTCGAGGACCGCAGTATCGACGCCCCGGACGGCGAGGTCCCGATCCGGCTCTACGAGCCGAGCCAAGATCCCGATCCCGATCGACCGCTGATTCTGTACTTCCACGGCGGCGGTTGGGTCATCGGCAGCGTCGACACCCACGACGGAAGCTGTCGAAAGCTCGCCGACGAGTCGGGCTATCCGGTCGCCAGCGTCGACTATCGGCTCGCGCCGGAACACCCGTTCCCCGCCGGGCTGCGAGACTGTTACGCCGCCCTCGAGTGGGCCGAAGCCGCCACCTGCGACCGCGACACCGCCGAGGCGGGAGGCGGCATCGCGGCCGACAGCGACCGGATCGCCCTCGCGGGCGACAGCGCCGGGGGTAATCTCGCCGCGGCGACCGCGCTGCTCGCTCGAGACAGAGACGGTCCCGATATCGCGGCACAGCTGCTGATCTACCCCGTGACGGGCGACGCAACCGAAACCGAGTCCTACGAGGAAAACGGCGAGGGCTACTTCCTGACCGCCGAGGAGATGGCCTGGTTCGAGGACCACTACCTCGCGGACGACGTTCAGCGGGGGAACGTCTACGCAACACCCCGACGCGCGGCCGACCTCTCCGGGCTCCCGCCCGCGACGATCCTCACCGCCGGCTTCGACCCGCTCCGGGACGACGGGGCGGCCTACGCCGACCGGCTCGAGGCCGCGGGCGTTCCCGTCACCTACCACAACTACGACGACATGATCCACGGCTTCTTCGGCATGGTCCAAGAGCCGGCGAACTTCGAGCGAGCCCACGAGGCCTACAGCGACGCGATCGCGGATCTGCGGGCGCGACTCGAGTGA
- the pyrE gene encoding orotate phosphoribosyltransferase: MTNQDLIEALRAADAVRFGEFELSHGGTSEYYVDKYLFETDPDCLEAISEAFADRLGADDKLGGVALGGVPLAAATSVAAGVPYVIARKQRKDYGTANLVEGRLDDGEEVVVVEDIVTTGTSLVDAVEALRDAGAAVERALVVVDREEGGRETVEDAGVEMESLVTASELLANKNQ; the protein is encoded by the coding sequence ATGACCAACCAGGACCTCATCGAGGCGCTACGGGCGGCCGATGCAGTTCGGTTCGGCGAGTTCGAACTCTCCCACGGCGGGACCAGCGAGTACTACGTCGACAAGTACCTCTTCGAGACCGATCCCGACTGTCTCGAGGCCATCTCCGAGGCATTCGCCGACCGACTCGGGGCCGACGACAAACTCGGCGGCGTCGCGCTCGGCGGCGTTCCGCTGGCCGCCGCGACGAGCGTCGCCGCGGGCGTTCCATACGTCATCGCGCGAAAGCAGCGCAAGGACTACGGCACCGCGAACCTCGTCGAGGGCCGACTCGATGACGGCGAGGAAGTCGTCGTCGTCGAGGACATCGTCACGACGGGAACGAGCCTCGTCGACGCCGTCGAGGCGCTCCGGGACGCGGGCGCGGCGGTCGAGCGGGCGCTCGTCGTCGTCGACCGGGAGGAAGGCGGCCGGGAGACCGTCGAGGACGCCGGCGTCGAGATGGAGTCGCTCGTGACCGCGAGCGAGTTGTTGGCCAATAAAAATCAGTAA